The following are encoded together in the Oncorhynchus gorbuscha isolate QuinsamMale2020 ecotype Even-year linkage group LG03, OgorEven_v1.0, whole genome shotgun sequence genome:
- the myog gene encoding myogenin isoform X2 has protein sequence MELFETNPYFFPDQRFYEGGDNFYQSRLPGGYDQGGYQERGGSMMGICGGLSGGVGVGLGGGMEDKATPSGLSPHPEPHCPGQCLPWACKLCKRKTVTMDRRKAATMREKRRLKKVNEAFEALKRSTLMNPNQRLPKVEILRSAIQYIERLQALVSSLNQQETDQGTQGLQYRTGPAQPRVSSSSEQGSGSTCCSSPEWSNTSDHCTQSYSNEDLLSADSPEQTNLRSLTSIVDSITAAEGAPLAYPVPVDIPK, from the exons ATGGAGCTTTTCGAGACCAACCCCTACTTCTTCCCCGACCAACGCTTCTACGAAGGGGGGGACAACTTCTACCAGTCCCGGCTGCCGGGTGGGTATGACCAGGGGGGCTACCAGGAGCGCGGTGGTTCCATGATGGGGATTTGTGGGGGTCTATCCGGGGGGGTTGGGGTAGGGTTGGGTGGAGGTATGGAGGACAAGGCAACCCCCTCTGGTCTCTCCCCCCACCCGGAGCCCCACTGCCCCGGCCAGTGCCTACCCTGGGCCTGCAAGCTGTGCAAACGCAAGACTGTGACCATGGACCGACGGAAAGCGGCCACAATGCGTGAGAAGAGGAGGCTGAAGAAGGTGAACGAGGCATTCGAGGCCCTGAAGAGGAGCACCCTGATGAACCCCAATCAGAGGCTGCCCAAGGTGGAGATCCTGAGGAGTGCCATCCAGTACATTGAGAGGCTGCAGGCACTCGTATCCTCCCTCAACCAGCAGGAGACCGACCAGGGAACACAGGGCTTACAATACCGCACTGGACCTGCTCAACCCAGG GTGTCGTCGTCGAGTGAGCAGGGATCAGGCAGCACCTGCTGTAGCAGCCCAGAGTGGAGCAACACCTCAGACCACTGTACCCAGAGCTACAGCAACGAGG aCCTCCTGAGTGCAGACTCTCCAGAGCAGACTAACCTGCGCTCTCTGACGTCCATCGTGGACAGCATCACAGCAGCAGAGGGGGCTCCGCTGGCCTACCCTGTACCTGTGGACATTCCCAAATAA
- the myog gene encoding myogenin isoform X1 — protein sequence MELFETNPYFFPDQRFYEGGDNFYQSRLPGGYDQGGYQERGGSMMGICGGLSGGVGVGLGGGMEDKATPSGLSPHPEPHCPGQCLPWACKLCKRKTVTMDRRKAATMREKRRLKKVNEAFEALKRSTLMNPNQRLPKVEILRSAIQYIERLQALVSSLNQQETDQGTQGLQYRTGPAQPRNTRFQQNSSRTEPSSNHPLTTQTEQHFEVSSSSEQGSGSTCCSSPEWSNTSDHCTQSYSNEDLLSADSPEQTNLRSLTSIVDSITAAEGAPLAYPVPVDIPK from the exons ATGGAGCTTTTCGAGACCAACCCCTACTTCTTCCCCGACCAACGCTTCTACGAAGGGGGGGACAACTTCTACCAGTCCCGGCTGCCGGGTGGGTATGACCAGGGGGGCTACCAGGAGCGCGGTGGTTCCATGATGGGGATTTGTGGGGGTCTATCCGGGGGGGTTGGGGTAGGGTTGGGTGGAGGTATGGAGGACAAGGCAACCCCCTCTGGTCTCTCCCCCCACCCGGAGCCCCACTGCCCCGGCCAGTGCCTACCCTGGGCCTGCAAGCTGTGCAAACGCAAGACTGTGACCATGGACCGACGGAAAGCGGCCACAATGCGTGAGAAGAGGAGGCTGAAGAAGGTGAACGAGGCATTCGAGGCCCTGAAGAGGAGCACCCTGATGAACCCCAATCAGAGGCTGCCCAAGGTGGAGATCCTGAGGAGTGCCATCCAGTACATTGAGAGGCTGCAGGCACTCGTATCCTCCCTCAACCAGCAGGAGACCGACCAGGGAACACAGGGCTTACAATACCGCACTGGACCTGCTCAACCCAGG AATACAAGGTTTCAACAGAACAGTTCCAGAACAGAGCCCTCATCAAACCATCCCCTaacaacacagacagaacagcacTTTGAG GTGTCGTCGTCGAGTGAGCAGGGATCAGGCAGCACCTGCTGTAGCAGCCCAGAGTGGAGCAACACCTCAGACCACTGTACCCAGAGCTACAGCAACGAGG aCCTCCTGAGTGCAGACTCTCCAGAGCAGACTAACCTGCGCTCTCTGACGTCCATCGTGGACAGCATCACAGCAGCAGAGGGGGCTCCGCTGGCCTACCCTGTACCTGTGGACATTCCCAAATAA